The DNA window GGTCGCGGCAGAAGTTCGGGGTCTGGTGCGGTTGCAGGCTGCGGCCGTACTTGCGCAGGTCCAGCGCGTAGAAGTCCCAGCCGCGCTCGGCGAAGAAGTCGGCGACGTGGGTCTGGAAGAAGTAGTCGACGAAGCCGTGCACGTAGAGGACGGCCCGGCCGGTGGGGCGCTCCGCCCGCCGGCGGACCAGGGTCGCGACGACCGGTCCCTCGTCGTCGGTGCCCAGGTCGATCGTCTGCCGCTCGTACGGCGGTCCCAGCACGTCGGGTTCCACGACCGCGACGGTACGCCGCCGAGCTACCCGGCGGTAGCCCCCGCCCCCGCCCGCCGGCACCGGGTGCGGACGGGGGTGGGGGTAGGCCTCAGGCGGTCTCCGCGTCGGCCCGCTCGGCGGCCTGCGCGGGGACGCCCTCGGGCTGGTCCGTCTCGCGCAGGTGCTTGTTGTGGCGCGGCTCCTGCCGGGTCTTCGCGTCGTTGAGCCGGCGGCGCAGGTCGTCCCGGACGTCGTTGAGCGCGGCGTGCAGGTCCTCCTCGGCGGAGGTGGTGACGATCTTCTGCCGGCCCGCGACCCAGCACTCCAGGGTGACCTTCTGGCCCCGGGCGTTCCGGTCCTTGACCGACACCTCCAGTTCGGTGGCATCGGCGTGGAACCCGGCGAGCCGGGCGTCGAGGGTCGCGAACTGCTCCGCGATCCAGTTGCGGTCGCCCTGGGAGAATCCGGCGCCCACCCGCAGGCACTCGGCCACGGTCGCGGGGTTCGCCACGGCGCTCATCGCCGGGCCTCGCAGACGTCTCGGAGAAGCATCGGCGCTCCCTTTCTCTCGGTTGATCAAGTTCATACCCAATCCGGGTAGGTCCGGAACCCGGCCTGCTGATCATGTGCTTCCGCAGGTCAGGGCCACCGGGCCACCGGTCCTAGCAGACCGGGACCTTGATCAGGTGGTTGTCCACAGCCGGCCCGGTCGTCCACAGCCCGGCCGGGGACGGCTGGCTCCCGGGCGCTCGCCGGCGGAGGCTCGGCCCCACAAGCCGAGTTCCCCTGGGAGGGGCGATGTTCGATACGTACGTCACGATCGTCGGCAACGTGCTGACCGCGCCGGAGTGGCGCCGGACCACCCAGAGCAACACCCTGGTGGCCAACTTCAAGGTCGCGTCGACCGCCCGCCGCCTCGACCGGGAGAGCGGCCGCTGGGTCGACGGCAACAGCCTCCGGGTGCGGGTGAACTGCTGGCGGAAGCTGGCCGAGGGGGTGGCCGCCTCGGTGGCGGTCGGCGACCCCGTGGTGGTGGCGGGCCGCCTCTACACCCGCGACTGGACCGACGACGCCGGCAACCACCGCACCCTCTACGAGCTGGAGGCCGTCGCCGTGGGCCACGACCTGTCCCGGGGCCGCGCCCGGTTCCTCCGCAACCGGCCGAGCATGACGACCAGCACCGTCGAGGACACCGAGACGGAGAGCCGGGTGCACGGTGAGGCCACCGAGCCGGTGCCGGTCGCGCAGGCCCCGGCGTCGCTCGACGACCGGCCGTTCGACGACGAGTTCCCGCCGCCCGAGTTCAGCGTTTCCCGCGTCGGCCTCTCCGCCCGGGCGGACGCGGCGGCCGGCGACCT is part of the Micromonospora halotolerans genome and encodes:
- a CDS encoding HPF/RaiA family ribosome-associated protein is translated as MSAVANPATVAECLRVGAGFSQGDRNWIAEQFATLDARLAGFHADATELEVSVKDRNARGQKVTLECWVAGRQKIVTTSAEEDLHAALNDVRDDLRRRLNDAKTRQEPRHNKHLRETDQPEGVPAQAAERADAETA
- the ssb gene encoding single-stranded DNA-binding protein; this encodes MFDTYVTIVGNVLTAPEWRRTTQSNTLVANFKVASTARRLDRESGRWVDGNSLRVRVNCWRKLAEGVAASVAVGDPVVVAGRLYTRDWTDDAGNHRTLYELEAVAVGHDLSRGRARFLRNRPSMTTSTVEDTETESRVHGEATEPVPVAQAPASLDDRPFDDEFPPPEFSVSRVGLSARADAAAGDLDELADPFDERPDGRAAEPDELGADPDELAAEPDGDELGAEPVPGTRGAEPAAGEPDPAGASAGVTGTGRGRRGRGRTPVPA